From Rhizobium sp. NZLR1, a single genomic window includes:
- the cysE gene encoding serine O-acetyltransferase, whose protein sequence is MVAKTDIRAFETGQPLKVMDPIWDNLREEARLAAERDPVLAAFLYATVINHRSLEECAIHRICERLDHPDIQATLLRQTFEEMLLDWPEWSTILRVDIQAIYDRDPACLRFMEAVLYFKGFHALQTHRLAHWLLNRGRRDFALYLQSRSSSVFQTDINPAARIGKGIFLDHATGLVVGETAVIGDNVSILHGVTLGGTGKEGADRHPKIGSGVMIGAGAKILGNIEIGFCSRVAAGSVVLKAVPPKKTVAGVPAKVVGEAGCSEPSRNMDQVIGADI, encoded by the coding sequence ATGGTCGCAAAGACTGACATTCGAGCTTTTGAGACAGGCCAACCGTTGAAGGTGATGGACCCCATCTGGGATAACCTGCGCGAGGAAGCCCGGCTCGCCGCCGAACGAGACCCGGTTCTTGCCGCCTTCCTCTACGCGACGGTGATCAACCATCGTTCGCTCGAGGAATGCGCCATCCATCGCATCTGCGAACGTCTCGATCATCCCGACATACAGGCGACCCTGCTTCGCCAGACCTTCGAGGAAATGCTCCTCGACTGGCCGGAGTGGAGCACCATTCTGCGTGTCGATATCCAGGCCATCTACGACCGCGATCCCGCGTGCCTCCGCTTCATGGAAGCAGTGCTCTATTTCAAGGGCTTCCATGCGCTGCAGACACACCGTCTCGCGCATTGGCTGCTGAACCGCGGCCGTCGTGATTTCGCGCTCTATCTGCAGAGCCGCTCCTCCAGCGTCTTCCAGACCGACATCAATCCGGCCGCTCGTATCGGCAAGGGCATTTTCCTCGATCACGCCACCGGCCTCGTCGTCGGCGAGACGGCGGTTATCGGCGACAACGTCTCGATCTTGCATGGCGTCACGCTCGGCGGCACCGGCAAAGAGGGCGCCGACCGCCATCCGAAGATCGGCAGCGGCGTCATGATCGGTGCTGGCGCAAAGATCCTCGGCAATATCGAGATCGGCTTCTGCTCACGCGTTGCCGCCGGCTCCGTCGTATTGAAGGCAGTTCCGCCCAAAAAGACAGTCGCCGGCGTGCCGGCCAAGGTCGTCGGCGAAGCCGGTTGTTCCGAGCCGTCGCGCAACATGGACCAGGTGATAGGCGCCGATATCTGA
- a CDS encoding DUF3126 family protein, with product MKPEEIKKLDAYFKRTLNPQVAVKARPRKDDSAEVYLGEEFLGLVYIDDEDGDRSYNFSMAILDVDL from the coding sequence GTGAAGCCTGAAGAAATCAAGAAGCTCGACGCCTATTTCAAACGCACGCTCAACCCGCAGGTCGCCGTCAAGGCGCGTCCGCGCAAGGATGATTCTGCGGAGGTCTATCTCGGCGAAGAATTTCTAGGCCTCGTCTATATCGATGACGAGGACGGCGATCGCTCCTACAACTTTTCGATGGCGATCCTCGACGTCGATCTCTGA
- the clpA gene encoding ATP-dependent Clp protease ATP-binding subunit ClpA: MPTFSPSLEKALHQALTFANERHHEYATLEHLLLALIDDADAAAVMGACNVDLDALRKTLVEYVDNELSNLITGYDEDSKPTSGFQRVIQRAVIHVQSSGREEVTGANVLVAIFAERESHAAYFLQEQEMTRYDAVNYISHGIGKRPGASDARPPRGAEDEAESSKPTARGGEEEGGPKKQQDALKAYCVNLNEKAKGGKIDPLIGRHAEVSRTIQILCRRSKNNPLYVGDPGVGKTAIAEGLAKRIVEGKVPEALADATIFSLDMGTLLAGTRYRGDFEERLKQVVKELEEYPGAVLFIDEIHTVIGAGATSGGAMDASNLLKPALSSGAIRCIGSTTYKEYRQFFEKDRALVRRFQKIDVSEPSIEDAIEIMKGLKPYFEEYHHLRYSNDAIKSAVELSARYISDRKLPDKAIDVIDETGAAQMLLPPSKRRKLITEKEIEATVATMARIPPKTVSKDDEAVLANLEKELRSVVYGQDIAIEALSTSIKLARAGLREPNKPIGAYVFSGPTGVGKTEVAKQLASSLGVELLRFDMSEYMERHTVSRLLGAPPGYVGFDQGGLLTDGVDQHPHCVVLLDEIEKAHPDIYNILLQVMDHGTLTDHNGKKIDFRNVILIMTTNAGASEMAKAAIGFGSSKRTGEDEEALTRLFTPEFRNRLDAIIPFAALPTAVIHKVVQKFIMQLEAQLSERNVTFDLHEDAIAWLSEKGYDEKMGARPLARVIQDTIKKPLANEILFGKLKKGGVVNVTVGPKEDGKPGIVLEAIPETAPIKPKPEAEVTHPEADDHGDGELKTKAAPKTRAKAVPQAEPEVRDAPKKGSAVPKVPRKK, translated from the coding sequence GTGCCAACATTTTCGCCTAGCTTAGAGAAGGCGCTCCATCAGGCACTGACCTTTGCCAATGAGCGGCACCACGAATATGCGACGCTTGAGCATCTGCTGCTCGCCCTGATCGACGATGCCGATGCGGCCGCGGTCATGGGAGCCTGCAATGTCGATCTCGACGCGCTGCGCAAAACGCTCGTCGAATATGTCGATAATGAACTTTCCAATCTGATCACCGGTTATGACGAGGATTCGAAGCCGACCTCCGGCTTCCAGCGTGTCATCCAGCGTGCCGTCATCCACGTGCAATCGTCCGGCCGCGAAGAAGTGACCGGCGCCAATGTGCTCGTTGCGATCTTCGCCGAGCGCGAAAGCCATGCCGCCTATTTCCTGCAGGAGCAGGAGATGACCCGCTACGATGCCGTCAACTATATCTCGCACGGTATCGGAAAGCGCCCGGGTGCTTCGGACGCTCGCCCCCCGCGCGGCGCCGAGGACGAAGCCGAAAGCAGCAAGCCGACGGCCCGCGGCGGCGAGGAAGAGGGCGGCCCCAAGAAGCAGCAGGATGCGCTCAAGGCCTATTGCGTCAATCTCAACGAGAAAGCCAAGGGCGGCAAGATCGACCCGCTGATCGGCCGTCACGCCGAGGTGAGCCGCACCATCCAGATCCTGTGCCGCCGTTCGAAGAATAATCCGCTCTACGTCGGTGATCCCGGCGTCGGCAAGACGGCGATCGCCGAAGGGCTTGCCAAGCGCATCGTCGAAGGCAAGGTTCCGGAAGCGCTGGCCGACGCGACGATTTTCTCGCTCGACATGGGCACGCTGCTCGCCGGCACGCGCTACCGCGGCGATTTCGAGGAGCGCCTGAAGCAGGTCGTCAAGGAACTGGAAGAATATCCGGGTGCCGTGCTCTTCATCGATGAGATTCACACGGTGATCGGCGCCGGCGCCACCTCGGGGGGCGCGATGGATGCATCGAACCTTCTGAAGCCGGCTCTGTCGTCGGGCGCGATCCGTTGCATCGGCTCGACCACCTACAAGGAATATCGCCAGTTCTTCGAGAAGGACCGGGCGCTGGTTCGCAGATTCCAGAAAATCGACGTCAGCGAGCCGTCGATCGAAGATGCGATCGAGATCATGAAGGGCCTCAAGCCCTATTTCGAAGAGTATCACCACCTGCGCTATTCGAACGATGCCATCAAGTCGGCCGTCGAACTTTCGGCCCGCTATATCTCCGACCGCAAGTTGCCGGATAAGGCAATCGACGTCATCGACGAAACCGGTGCGGCCCAGATGCTGCTGCCGCCGTCAAAGCGCCGCAAGCTGATCACCGAAAAGGAGATCGAGGCGACGGTCGCCACGATGGCGCGCATTCCGCCGAAGACCGTCTCCAAAGACGACGAAGCGGTGCTCGCCAATCTCGAGAAGGAACTGCGTTCGGTCGTCTATGGTCAGGATATCGCGATCGAAGCCCTTTCGACCTCGATCAAGCTCGCCCGTGCCGGCCTGCGTGAGCCGAACAAGCCGATAGGTGCTTATGTCTTCTCCGGTCCGACCGGCGTCGGCAAGACCGAGGTGGCAAAGCAGCTGGCATCGTCGCTCGGTGTCGAGCTTCTGCGCTTCGACATGTCGGAATATATGGAGCGGCACACGGTGTCGCGTCTGCTCGGAGCGCCTCCCGGCTATGTCGGCTTCGACCAGGGCGGCCTTCTGACCGACGGCGTCGACCAGCACCCGCATTGTGTGGTGTTGCTCGACGAAATCGAGAAGGCGCATCCCGACATCTACAATATCCTGCTGCAGGTCATGGACCACGGCACGCTGACCGACCATAACGGCAAGAAGATCGACTTCCGTAACGTCATCCTGATCATGACGACGAATGCGGGCGCCTCGGAAATGGCCAAGGCGGCGATCGGATTTGGCTCGTCCAAGCGCACCGGCGAGGACGAGGAGGCGCTGACCCGCCTGTTCACGCCGGAGTTCCGCAACCGTCTCGACGCGATCATTCCTTTCGCGGCGCTGCCGACGGCTGTGATCCACAAGGTCGTACAGAAGTTCATCATGCAGCTGGAGGCCCAGCTTTCCGAAAGGAACGTCACCTTCGACCTGCATGAGGATGCGATCGCCTGGCTTTCGGAAAAGGGTTACGACGAGAAGATGGGCGCCCGCCCGCTTGCCCGCGTCATCCAGGACACCATCAAGAAGCCGCTGGCCAACGAGATCCTCTTCGGCAAGCTGAAGAAGGGTGGCGTCGTCAACGTCACCGTCGGCCCGAAGGAAGACGGCAAGCCGGGCATCGTGCTGGAAGCCATACCGGAGACGGCGCCGATCAAGCCGAAGCCGGAGGCTGAAGTCACCCATCCCGAAGCCGACGACCACGGTGATGGCGAACTGAAGACGAAGGCCGCCCCCAAGACCCGCGCCAAGGCGGTCCCACAGGCCGAGCCTGAGGTCCGCGATGCGCCCAAGAAGGGCAGCGCGGTTCCGAAGGTTCCACGCAAGAAGTGA
- a CDS encoding glycerophosphodiester phosphodiesterase: MTNAAWIRDLPVAHRGYHDLNKLVWENTLSAFSRAVEAGFAIECDLHYASDGVPVVFHDEDLQRLCNLTGDIRERTSRELGLIAVGGTADKVPTLRQLLDLVQSKVPLVLELKGREADDEGFAEAVLEVLQDYEGKVALMSFDHWLLRDLKTLDAVYPLGLTANGNTPEEFEAHAKAMEIGLDFISYYYDDLPNAFITGEREKGMPVITWTVRDQEARRRTFANADQMTFEGFDPRVAV, encoded by the coding sequence ATGACCAATGCTGCCTGGATCAGGGACCTGCCGGTCGCTCATCGCGGCTATCACGATCTCAACAAACTCGTTTGGGAAAATACGCTTTCGGCCTTCTCGCGCGCCGTCGAAGCGGGCTTTGCGATCGAATGCGACCTGCATTACGCCTCCGACGGCGTGCCGGTCGTCTTTCACGACGAGGACCTGCAGCGGCTTTGCAATCTCACCGGCGACATCCGCGAGCGCACCTCCAGGGAACTCGGGCTGATCGCCGTCGGCGGCACGGCCGACAAGGTGCCGACGCTGCGCCAGCTCCTCGATCTCGTCCAAAGCAAAGTGCCGCTAGTGCTGGAGCTCAAGGGCCGCGAGGCGGACGATGAGGGTTTCGCCGAAGCCGTCCTCGAAGTGCTTCAGGATTATGAGGGCAAGGTGGCGCTGATGAGCTTCGACCACTGGCTGCTGCGCGATCTGAAGACGCTTGACGCAGTCTACCCGCTTGGGCTGACGGCCAATGGCAACACGCCGGAGGAATTCGAGGCGCATGCGAAGGCGATGGAGATCGGTCTCGATTTCATCTCCTACTATTATGACGATCTGCCGAATGCGTTCATCACCGGTGAACGCGAAAAGGGTATGCCTGTCATCACCTGGACGGTGCGTGACCAAGAGGCGCGCCGGCGTACATTCGCAAACGCTGATCAGATGACCTTCGAAGGCTTCGACCCGCGTGTGGCAGTTTGA
- a CDS encoding HIT family protein, whose product MTSVYDDKNIFAKILRGEIPSHRIYEDQHTVAFMDVMPQAPGHVLVVPKAASRNILDADPATLSHAITVVQKIAKAVKEVFDADGVFIAQFNEPAAGQTVFHLHFHIIPRHEGAALKPHSGKMEDGAVLAANAEKIRAALA is encoded by the coding sequence ATGACCAGCGTCTATGACGACAAAAATATCTTCGCCAAGATCCTGCGCGGCGAAATCCCCTCGCACCGTATCTATGAGGACCAGCATACGGTCGCTTTTATGGATGTGATGCCGCAGGCGCCGGGCCATGTGCTCGTCGTGCCGAAGGCAGCGTCGCGCAATATTCTCGATGCCGATCCAGCCACCCTCTCCCATGCGATTACCGTCGTTCAGAAGATCGCCAAAGCGGTCAAGGAGGTCTTCGACGCCGACGGCGTGTTCATCGCCCAGTTCAATGAACCGGCGGCCGGGCAAACGGTGTTTCATCTGCATTTCCACATCATCCCGCGCCACGAGGGCGCAGCACTCAAGCCGCATTCCGGTAAGATGGAGGATGGCGCCGTGCTTGCCGCCAATGCCGAAAAGATCAGGGCGGCACTGGCCTGA
- a CDS encoding cell envelope integrity EipB family protein — protein MFRSSLVALLLASVSANAWAAAPAVSAAIATGLVAHRAVYDLELKDASDRSGIAGMYGRMVYEFDGSYCQGFTTNFRFVTQIDTGDSVRVSDQQTKTFENLKDGQFTFDTKSFTDEQLDKEVNGAAQDQPDGVKVDLKQPSSRELQLAESRFPTEHMLDVIQNAKDGKRFFEARVFDGSDDGDKSLVTTTIVGKQETPVAEEADAGNAGAFSKTAFWPVTIAYFNENAKSDALPVYRMSFKLYENGITRDLTMDYGDFVLTGKLAKLELLDRKAEACK, from the coding sequence ATGTTCCGATCGAGTCTTGTCGCTCTGCTTCTCGCCAGTGTTTCCGCCAATGCATGGGCGGCTGCGCCCGCGGTAAGCGCTGCGATCGCGACCGGCCTCGTCGCACATCGCGCCGTCTACGATCTGGAATTGAAGGACGCCTCGGACCGCTCTGGCATCGCCGGCATGTACGGTCGCATGGTTTATGAGTTCGACGGCAGCTATTGCCAGGGCTTCACCACCAATTTCCGCTTCGTGACGCAGATCGACACCGGCGACAGCGTCCGCGTCAGCGACCAGCAGACCAAGACCTTTGAAAACCTCAAGGACGGCCAGTTTACCTTCGACACCAAATCCTTCACCGACGAACAGCTCGACAAGGAGGTCAACGGTGCGGCTCAGGATCAGCCGGATGGCGTCAAGGTCGATCTCAAGCAGCCGTCGAGCCGCGAGCTCCAGCTTGCTGAAAGCCGCTTTCCCACCGAACATATGCTCGACGTGATCCAGAACGCCAAGGACGGCAAGCGCTTCTTCGAGGCCCGCGTTTTCGACGGCTCGGATGACGGCGACAAGTCGCTGGTGACGACGACGATCGTCGGCAAGCAGGAGACCCCTGTTGCCGAGGAGGCCGACGCCGGCAATGCCGGCGCCTTCTCCAAGACCGCCTTCTGGCCGGTGACGATTGCCTATTTCAACGAGAATGCGAAATCCGATGCTTTGCCGGTCTACCGCATGTCCTTCAAGCTCTATGAGAACGGCATCACCCGCGACCTGACGATGGATTACGGCGATTTCGTCCTGACCGGCAAGCTCGCCAAGCTGGAGCTGCTCGACCGCAAGGCCGAGGCGTGCAAGTAA
- a CDS encoding phasin family protein produces the protein MFNFDDANRKSKEAVDTALKTYSDTTRGFQAIAAEATDYSKKSFQDAVTHFETLAGVKSFEAAFELQSNYVKAYFEGFVSETTKLSEMYADLAKSAYKPYEAPVAAAVAKTTKPAPISTPAAA, from the coding sequence ATGTTCAACTTTGACGATGCAAACAGGAAGAGCAAGGAAGCCGTCGATACGGCGCTGAAAACCTATTCCGACACCACCAGGGGCTTCCAGGCGATTGCCGCCGAGGCCACGGACTATTCGAAGAAATCCTTTCAGGACGCGGTGACGCATTTCGAAACCCTGGCTGGCGTCAAGAGCTTCGAAGCCGCTTTCGAACTGCAGAGCAACTACGTCAAGGCATATTTCGAAGGCTTCGTCTCCGAGACAACGAAGCTCAGCGAGATGTATGCCGATCTGGCCAAATCCGCTTACAAGCCCTATGAAGCGCCTGTAGCCGCTGCCGTCGCCAAGACCACCAAGCCGGCGCCGATTTCGACGCCTGCTGCCGCCTGA
- the clpS gene encoding ATP-dependent Clp protease adapter ClpS, whose protein sequence is MIAKPIRMQNDGERNGENGNRTSVITRTKPKTKKPNLYRVLLLNDDYTPMEFVIHILERFFQKDRESATRIMLHVHNHGVGECGIFTYEVAETKVSQVMDFARQHQHPLQCVMEKK, encoded by the coding sequence ATGATCGCAAAGCCGATCCGGATGCAGAATGACGGCGAAAGGAACGGGGAGAACGGAAATCGAACCTCGGTCATCACACGCACCAAGCCGAAGACCAAGAAGCCCAATCTCTACCGCGTGCTGCTTTTGAATGATGACTACACTCCCATGGAATTCGTCATCCACATTCTGGAGCGTTTTTTTCAAAAGGATCGTGAAAGTGCCACCCGCATTATGCTCCATGTCCACAACCACGGCGTCGGCGAATGCGGAATATTCACATACGAGGTAGCGGAAACGAAGGTCAGCCAGGTGATGGACTTCGCCCGGCAGCACCAGCATCCGCTGCAATGCGTCATGGAAAAGAAGTGA
- a CDS encoding alpha/beta fold hydrolase, with product MNLNTPVFSSFTHDGLQLAFFDEGDPAGEPVLLIHGFASTANVNWVHPGWLKTLGDAGYRVIAIDNRGHGASDKPHDSEAYRPWVMAGDAIALLDHLGMPQANVMGYSMGARISVFAALANPHRVRSLVLGGLGIGMTDGVGDWDPIADALLAPSLEDVTHVRGRMFRAFADQTKSDRVALADCIRGSRDLVARSDIAGLDVPTLIGVGTRDDIAGSPQELAALMPNAEALDIPGRDHMLAVGDRVFKQAVLAFYARVARG from the coding sequence ATGAACCTGAATACGCCTGTATTTTCAAGCTTCACCCATGACGGATTGCAGCTCGCCTTCTTTGATGAGGGCGATCCGGCCGGCGAGCCTGTTCTGTTGATCCACGGTTTTGCTTCGACGGCAAACGTCAACTGGGTGCATCCGGGCTGGCTGAAGACGCTTGGCGATGCCGGCTATCGGGTGATCGCCATCGACAATCGCGGCCACGGCGCAAGCGACAAACCGCACGATTCCGAAGCCTATCGCCCCTGGGTGATGGCCGGCGATGCGATCGCGCTGCTGGACCATCTCGGCATGCCGCAAGCCAATGTCATGGGCTATTCGATGGGCGCGCGCATTTCCGTCTTTGCCGCCCTTGCCAATCCGCATCGCGTCCGTTCACTGGTGCTCGGCGGCCTCGGCATCGGCATGACCGACGGCGTCGGCGACTGGGACCCCATCGCCGACGCGCTGCTGGCTCCCTCGCTGGAAGACGTGACGCATGTCCGCGGCCGCATGTTCCGCGCCTTCGCCGACCAGACGAAAAGTGACCGCGTCGCTCTCGCCGACTGCATCCGCGGCTCGCGCGATCTCGTTGCCCGCTCGGATATCGCCGGGCTCGACGTGCCGACGCTGATCGGCGTCGGCACCAGGGATGATATCGCCGGCTCGCCGCAGGAATTGGCGGCGCTGATGCCGAATGCCGAAGCGCTCGATATTCCGGGCCGCGATCATATGCTCGCCGTCGGCGACAGGGTTTTCAAGCAGGCGGTGTTGGCCTTCTACGCGAGGGTTGCCAGAGGGTGA
- a CDS encoding FAD-dependent monooxygenase, whose translation MPVEHAAIIGAGISGLTAALSLSRRGISSDIFEQAGELADIGAGLQVSPNASRILAELGVLEGLSKAWLEPEAIRLISGSSLRQLAAVPAGKFVRQRWGAPYGVLHRSTLQKALLAAVETDPLCRLHLGVRMDATLPPFERDADVIIGADGVWSKLRQSVQGSPSPHFSGNIAYRFTIAEDAAPGFLDRTSVSAFLGGSAHLVCYPLRETGSFNMVAITAGNSAPQAWQSEPTAEQRAQIRSRFSGWNAAIVSLLEQHRTLTFWPLFETSAGAWQDGRKTVLIGDAAHAMMPFAAQGAAMAIEDAYELAAFLSNRPVAEALLLFERHRAPRIAKLRQRGAFNRFAYHAKGPIRIGRDLVLGLKPPQSLAADLDWIYGYRALGLP comes from the coding sequence ATGCCGGTCGAACATGCTGCCATCATCGGCGCCGGGATATCAGGGCTGACCGCTGCGCTTTCGCTTTCGCGCCGGGGCATCAGCTCTGACATCTTCGAGCAGGCAGGCGAACTTGCCGACATCGGCGCCGGATTGCAGGTTTCGCCGAACGCCTCCCGCATCCTTGCCGAACTCGGTGTCCTTGAAGGGCTGTCGAAGGCCTGGCTCGAGCCTGAGGCAATCCGGCTAATATCCGGCAGTTCGCTGCGCCAGCTCGCAGCGGTGCCAGCAGGCAAATTCGTGCGGCAACGCTGGGGCGCTCCCTATGGTGTCCTGCATCGCAGCACATTGCAGAAAGCGCTTCTCGCTGCGGTCGAGACCGATCCGCTCTGCCGGCTTCACCTCGGAGTCCGGATGGACGCGACGCTGCCGCCTTTCGAGCGCGACGCCGATGTCATCATCGGCGCCGACGGCGTCTGGTCGAAGCTCCGGCAATCCGTTCAGGGCAGCCCCTCACCGCACTTTTCCGGCAATATCGCCTACCGCTTTACCATTGCCGAGGATGCGGCGCCCGGTTTCCTCGACCGGACAAGCGTTTCGGCGTTTCTCGGCGGTTCGGCGCATCTCGTCTGTTACCCCTTAAGGGAGACCGGCAGCTTCAACATGGTGGCGATCACCGCCGGCAATAGCGCACCGCAGGCCTGGCAAAGCGAACCGACGGCCGAGCAGCGTGCCCAGATCAGGAGCCGCTTTTCCGGCTGGAACGCCGCGATCGTCTCGCTGCTCGAACAACACCGGACGCTGACCTTCTGGCCGCTGTTCGAGACCAGCGCTGGTGCGTGGCAGGATGGCCGCAAGACTGTGCTGATCGGCGACGCCGCGCATGCGATGATGCCGTTTGCCGCACAGGGAGCGGCCATGGCGATCGAAGACGCCTACGAACTTGCCGCATTTCTTTCCAACCGTCCGGTGGCGGAGGCCCTATTGCTCTTCGAAAGACATCGAGCGCCACGCATTGCCAAGCTTCGCCAGCGCGGCGCCTTCAATCGGTTTGCCTATCATGCGAAAGGGCCGATCCGGATCGGCCGCGATCTCGTGCTCGGCCTCAAGCCGCCGCAAAGCCTGGCGGCGGATCTCGACTGGATCTACGGCTATCGCGCTCTGGGCCTACCATAA
- a CDS encoding GNAT family N-acetyltransferase: MTDELSIRVERSFTAISPESWSRLSGASKTCPTLAYNPFVSHAFLSSLEESGSASAETGWLGHHLLLETDGGELIGALPGYLKNHSQGEYVFDHGWADAFERAGGRYYPKLQCSIPFTPATGPRLLVAEGLQRLPVQSAIAESLKEVVRRLGVSSAHITFVPDEEIGVFEMDGYLHRTDQQFHFINEGYANHEEFLETLASRKRKALRKERRAALENGISIDWLTGRDLTERIWDQFFKFYMDTGGRKWGRPYLTRKFYSLIGERMADDILLVMAKRNGRYIAGAINFIGGDTLYGRHWGCIEEHPFLHFEVCYHQAIDFALSKGLKRVEAGAQGEHKLARGYLPVTTHSAHYVAHAGLRRAIGDYLARERADVEQMSELLSEHSPFRKGERQQED; this comes from the coding sequence ATGACCGATGAACTATCCATTCGCGTAGAACGCTCCTTCACCGCGATTTCCCCGGAAAGCTGGTCCAGGCTTTCCGGGGCGTCGAAGACTTGCCCGACGCTTGCCTATAACCCCTTCGTCTCCCACGCCTTTTTGTCCTCACTGGAAGAGTCCGGTTCGGCCAGCGCCGAGACCGGTTGGCTCGGTCATCACCTGCTGCTCGAGACTGATGGCGGCGAACTGATCGGCGCCCTGCCCGGCTACCTGAAGAACCACAGCCAGGGGGAATATGTCTTCGATCATGGCTGGGCCGATGCCTTCGAGCGGGCCGGCGGACGGTATTATCCCAAACTTCAGTGCTCCATTCCGTTCACCCCTGCGACAGGCCCGCGTCTGCTTGTCGCCGAGGGACTGCAGCGACTGCCTGTCCAGAGCGCGATCGCCGAAAGCCTGAAGGAGGTCGTGCGCCGGCTCGGCGTCTCCTCGGCCCATATCACCTTCGTGCCGGATGAGGAGATCGGCGTCTTCGAGATGGACGGCTATCTGCACCGCACCGACCAGCAGTTCCATTTCATCAATGAGGGCTACGCCAATCACGAGGAGTTTCTCGAAACGCTGGCTTCGCGCAAACGCAAGGCGTTGCGCAAGGAGCGCCGCGCCGCCCTCGAAAACGGCATCAGCATCGACTGGCTGACCGGCCGCGATCTGACGGAACGCATCTGGGACCAGTTCTTCAAATTCTATATGGATACCGGTGGCCGCAAATGGGGCCGGCCCTACCTCACCCGCAAATTCTATTCGCTGATCGGCGAGCGCATGGCCGACGACATCCTGCTGGTCATGGCCAAACGCAACGGGCGCTATATCGCCGGCGCGATCAACTTCATCGGCGGCGATACGCTCTATGGCCGTCACTGGGGCTGCATCGAGGAGCATCCCTTCCTGCATTTCGAAGTCTGCTATCATCAGGCGATCGACTTCGCGCTTTCGAAAGGGCTGAAACGGGTCGAAGCCGGAGCCCAGGGCGAACACAAGCTCGCCCGCGGTTACCTGCCGGTGACGACACATTCCGCTCATTATGTCGCTCATGCCGGGCTTCGCCGGGCGATCGGCGACTATCTCGCCCGCGAGCGCGCCGATGTCGAACAGATGAGCGAGCTGCTGAGTGAGCACAGCCCATTCCGCAAGGGCGAGCGGCAGCAGGAGGATTGA
- a CDS encoding RidA family protein produces the protein MSDEIAKRLTEMGITLPEAAAPAANYVPYVISGNLLYISGQLPLEGGKIAVSGHLGKTVDVAAGQRGAELCAINILAQAKAALDGDLGRILRVIKLNGFVASAPDFVEQHLVINGASNLIAGVLGEAGKHARAAVGMAALPLNAAVEIDAIMEIAE, from the coding sequence ATGTCCGATGAAATTGCAAAGCGCCTGACTGAGATGGGGATAACCCTGCCCGAAGCCGCAGCACCTGCTGCAAATTACGTTCCCTATGTCATCAGCGGCAATCTTCTCTACATCTCCGGTCAGCTGCCTCTCGAAGGCGGCAAGATCGCCGTTTCGGGCCATCTCGGCAAGACCGTTGACGTTGCCGCGGGGCAGCGCGGCGCCGAACTCTGCGCCATCAACATCCTTGCGCAGGCGAAGGCGGCACTTGACGGTGATCTCGGCCGTATCCTGCGGGTCATCAAGCTGAACGGCTTCGTCGCTTCGGCGCCCGATTTCGTCGAGCAGCATCTCGTCATCAACGGTGCTTCTAACCTGATTGCCGGCGTGCTCGGCGAGGCCGGCAAACATGCGCGTGCCGCCGTCGGCATGGCCGCCCTGCCGCTCAATGCCGCTGTCGAGATCGATGCTATCATGGAAATCGCAGAATGA
- a CDS encoding zinc-finger domain-containing protein, with amino-acid sequence MAGHNIPHFQNDGGHRVIEVGVKEFMCTGASAPFDHPHIFIDMGDDNEKVCSYCSTLYRFNSALKSSQTNPAGCVFHVKAA; translated from the coding sequence ATGGCCGGTCACAACATTCCCCACTTCCAGAACGACGGCGGTCACCGGGTTATCGAAGTCGGCGTCAAGGAATTCATGTGCACCGGCGCTTCGGCCCCGTTCGACCATCCGCATATCTTCATCGACATGGGTGACGATAACGAGAAGGTCTGTTCCTACTGCTCGACTCTCTATCGCTTCAATTCCGCGCTCAAGTCCAGCCAGACCAATCCGGCCGGCTGCGTTTTCCACGTGAAGGCGGCCTAA